One region of Clostridiales bacterium genomic DNA includes:
- a CDS encoding 6-phosphofructokinase, whose protein sequence is MSGELKGACIFGQSGGPTAVINASAYGVLKTALESDAITNVYGAAHGIRGVLDDRLYDIAQEDPDELRLLLHTPSSELGSCRYKMADPDTDDTDYRRILEIFRKYNVRYFFYNGGNDSMDTCNKISRYMQAHDWDCRVMGVPKTIDNDLFGTDHCPGFASAAKYIATSCMEVSKDCRVYDTGTITVMEIMGRHAGWLAGSAALASACGSGPDLIYLPEVDFDMEQFLADVHRIYEEKNNVLIAVSEGIHYADGSFVSEAKASATDGFGHAQLGGLAARLAQVIKEHEHAKVRGIELSLLQRAGAHLASQTDIDEAFAAGKMAVEAALSGETGKMVAFERVMAGGQYACRMKLIPLSDVANYEKKVPVEWIVPEGNNVTQDFIDYALPLIQGVPEIPLENGLPRYARLKKVLTE, encoded by the coding sequence ATGTCCGGTGAATTAAAAGGCGCGTGTATCTTTGGGCAGTCCGGCGGGCCGACTGCAGTCATCAATGCCAGCGCCTACGGAGTGCTCAAGACTGCGTTGGAATCCGATGCCATTACCAACGTTTACGGTGCGGCCCATGGCATCCGCGGCGTTCTGGATGACCGCCTGTATGATATCGCTCAGGAGGATCCGGACGAGCTCCGCCTGCTGCTGCACACGCCGTCGTCGGAGCTGGGCTCCTGCCGCTACAAAATGGCAGACCCGGACACGGACGATACGGATTACCGTCGTATTCTGGAGATCTTCCGGAAATACAACGTGCGCTACTTCTTCTATAACGGCGGCAACGACTCCATGGATACCTGCAACAAGATCAGCCGCTATATGCAGGCGCACGATTGGGACTGCCGCGTGATGGGCGTGCCCAAGACTATCGACAACGACCTCTTCGGCACCGATCACTGCCCCGGCTTTGCGAGCGCCGCCAAGTACATAGCGACCTCCTGCATGGAAGTGTCCAAGGACTGCCGTGTATATGACACCGGCACGATCACGGTCATGGAGATCATGGGCCGCCACGCCGGGTGGCTGGCCGGCAGCGCCGCGCTGGCATCGGCCTGCGGCTCCGGTCCGGATCTGATCTATCTGCCGGAAGTCGATTTTGACATGGAGCAGTTCCTTGCGGATGTGCACCGCATCTACGAGGAGAAAAATAACGTTCTCATCGCTGTTTCCGAGGGCATCCACTACGCGGACGGCTCATTCGTTTCCGAGGCCAAGGCCTCCGCGACCGACGGCTTCGGCCATGCGCAGCTCGGCGGTCTGGCGGCGCGTCTGGCGCAGGTGATCAAAGAACACGAACACGCCAAGGTGCGTGGCATTGAACTGTCGCTGCTGCAGCGCGCGGGCGCGCATCTTGCCTCTCAGACGGATATCGACGAAGCGTTTGCCGCCGGTAAGATGGCTGTCGAGGCGGCGCTCTCCGGCGAGACCGGCAAGATGGTCGCGTTTGAGCGCGTCATGGCAGGCGGTCAGTATGCCTGCCGCATGAAGCTCATTCCGCTCTCCGATGTCGCAAACTATGAAAAGAAAGTCCCGGTGGAATGGATCGTGCCGGAGGGCAACAACGTCACGCAGGACTTTATCGACTATGCCCTGCCGCTCATTCAGGGTGTGCCGGAGATCCCGCTGGAAAATGGCCTTCCCCGCTATGCACGGCTGAAAAAGGTGCTTACAGAATAA
- a CDS encoding ATP-binding cassette domain-containing protein, with product MITVDDLSLQYSGAPLFSKVNLQFTPGNCYGIIGANGAGKSTFLKILSGQLEPSTGSVYIDPKARMSVLKQDQTMYDAYTVMDTVIMGNQRLYDCGKEKDAIYAKDEMTDEDGIRASELEEEFSDLGGWEAESDASRILQGLGVAPEHHETMMSDMDPRLKVKVLLAQALFGHPDIILLDEPTNNLDLASVVWLEDFLMDYDGTVLVVSHDRYFLNNVCTHIVDIDYGKIKMYVGNYDFWYESSQLMQKLVKDQNKRAEQKIQELQTFIARFSANKSKSRQATSRRKLLEKISVEDMPASSRRYPWVGFKAEREPGKDRLFVTDISKTVDGEKLLNHVSFIVGKEDKIAILGKNELAVTMLFKILMGDEEPDEGTVKWGVSTTQAYFPKDHNSYFENCDYDLIDWMRQFSTDKRESYLRTFLGRMLFSGDDVYKQVKVLSGGEKVRCMISKMMLSGANFLVFDQPTNHLDLESIAALNNGMAAFPYNIIFTSHDHQLTQTVANRIIEITPDGIIDRRCTYDEYMHIAGQEAE from the coding sequence ATGATCACTGTTGATGACCTCTCGCTGCAGTACAGCGGAGCCCCGCTGTTTTCCAAGGTGAACCTGCAGTTTACCCCCGGCAACTGCTATGGCATCATCGGCGCCAACGGCGCCGGCAAATCCACGTTCCTGAAGATCCTCTCCGGTCAGCTCGAGCCGAGCACCGGCAGCGTCTATATTGACCCCAAGGCCAGAATGTCCGTCCTCAAGCAGGATCAGACGATGTACGATGCCTATACCGTCATGGACACGGTCATCATGGGCAACCAGCGTCTGTATGACTGTGGCAAGGAGAAAGACGCCATCTACGCCAAGGACGAGATGACGGACGAGGACGGCATCCGCGCCTCCGAGCTCGAGGAGGAGTTTTCCGATCTCGGCGGCTGGGAGGCGGAGTCGGATGCATCCCGCATCCTGCAGGGGCTCGGCGTCGCGCCGGAGCATCACGAGACGATGATGTCCGACATGGATCCGCGCCTGAAGGTGAAAGTCCTGCTGGCGCAGGCGCTCTTCGGCCACCCGGACATTATCCTGCTCGACGAGCCGACGAACAATCTCGACCTTGCGAGCGTCGTCTGGCTGGAAGATTTCCTGATGGATTACGACGGCACGGTGCTCGTCGTGTCGCATGACCGCTATTTCCTCAATAACGTCTGTACGCACATCGTCGATATCGACTACGGCAAGATCAAAATGTACGTCGGCAACTACGACTTCTGGTACGAATCCAGCCAGCTCATGCAGAAGCTCGTCAAGGATCAGAACAAGCGCGCCGAGCAGAAGATCCAGGAGCTGCAGACCTTTATCGCCCGCTTCTCCGCCAACAAGTCCAAGTCCCGGCAGGCCACATCCCGCCGCAAGCTGCTCGAAAAGATTTCCGTTGAGGACATGCCCGCCTCCAGCCGCCGCTATCCGTGGGTCGGCTTCAAGGCGGAGCGTGAGCCCGGCAAGGATCGCCTGTTCGTGACGGATATCAGCAAGACCGTCGACGGCGAAAAGCTGCTCAACCACGTGAGCTTCATCGTCGGCAAGGAGGACAAGATCGCCATTCTCGGCAAGAACGAGCTCGCCGTGACGATGCTCTTCAAGATCCTCATGGGCGATGAAGAGCCGGACGAGGGCACAGTCAAGTGGGGCGTCTCGACCACGCAGGCCTACTTCCCCAAGGATCACAACAGCTATTTTGAAAACTGCGACTATGACCTCATCGACTGGATGCGCCAGTTCTCCACCGATAAGCGCGAGAGCTACCTGCGCACGTTCCTCGGCCGGATGTTGTTTTCCGGCGATGATGTCTATAAGCAGGTCAAAGTTTTGTCCGGCGGCGAGAAAGTGCGCTGCATGATCTCGAAGATGATGCTCTCGGGGGCCAACTTCCTCGTGTTCGACCAGCCGACGAACCATCTCGATCTGGAGAGTATCGCGGCGCTCAACAACGGCATGGCCGCCTTCCCCTACAATATCATCTTCACGAGCCACGACCACCAGCTCACGCAGACGGTCGCCAACCGCATCATTGAGATCACGCCTGACGGCATCATCGACCGCCGCTGCACGTACGACGAGTATATGCACATCGCAGGTCAGGAAGCGGAATAA
- the rlmD gene encoding 23S rRNA (uracil(1939)-C(5))-methyltransferase RlmD, producing MEQLAKNQLHTAEITGYTSDGAGVCHIAGRAVFVKGALAGETWQVRILKVTANAVYGKAEQCLSPVPARTQPPCPVYRTCGGCSLQHMDYDEQLRMKLQRVNDALTRIGGVSMPVQDIIGMEYPLCYRNKAIYAVGTKDGRVVKGFYRASSHDITPVEQCLLQLPLADKAAQAVCDWMDLRGVAPYDEATGRGTVRHLFTRCAMHTPDAVLCIVSARGFGAQTDGLIAYLREHCPELTGIVLDVNKQKGNVVLAGDFYPLWGVPELTDRLCGLTFTLSPQAFYQVNPVQAERLYERAVEYAVNAPTDQVLDLYCGAGTISLCLARKAAHVIGAEIVPEAIENARRNAERNGIENAEFLCADAGAAAAELARRGVRPDCIVVDPPRKGMSPEAIDAMVSMQPPRIVYVSCDPGTLARDVKQLTQHGYTLTQALAVDMFPQTPHVETVVLLSHKKADSYIHIDVEFGEGEGKIPVDSIAKRAEAYKPKEKVTYKMIKEYIEAKYGFKVHTAYIAEVKRNLGLPMYDAPNAVEELKQPRKHPTPEKVEAIKDALRYFAVI from the coding sequence ATGGAGCAGCTTGCGAAAAACCAACTGCACACCGCCGAGATCACGGGCTATACGTCCGACGGTGCAGGTGTATGCCACATTGCCGGCCGCGCCGTGTTCGTGAAAGGCGCGCTCGCCGGCGAGACGTGGCAGGTCCGTATCCTGAAGGTGACGGCAAATGCCGTCTATGGCAAGGCAGAGCAATGCCTGTCCCCTGTCCCGGCGCGCACGCAGCCGCCCTGCCCGGTTTACCGCACCTGCGGCGGCTGCAGCCTGCAGCATATGGACTACGACGAGCAGCTGCGCATGAAGCTCCAGCGCGTCAACGATGCGCTCACGCGCATCGGCGGCGTTTCGATGCCGGTACAGGACATCATCGGCATGGAATATCCGCTCTGTTACCGGAACAAGGCGATCTACGCCGTCGGCACGAAAGACGGCCGCGTGGTCAAGGGCTTTTACCGCGCGTCCAGCCATGACATTACGCCTGTGGAGCAGTGCCTGCTCCAGCTCCCGCTCGCGGACAAGGCGGCGCAGGCGGTCTGCGACTGGATGGATCTGCGCGGCGTTGCGCCGTATGACGAAGCCACCGGCCGCGGCACGGTGCGGCATCTGTTCACGCGCTGCGCCATGCACACGCCAGACGCCGTACTGTGCATCGTCTCTGCACGTGGGTTCGGCGCGCAGACGGACGGCCTGATCGCCTACCTGCGCGAGCACTGCCCGGAGCTGACCGGCATCGTGCTCGATGTCAACAAGCAGAAAGGCAACGTTGTGCTCGCGGGAGATTTCTATCCGCTCTGGGGAGTGCCGGAGCTGACCGACCGCCTCTGCGGGCTGACGTTCACGCTCTCGCCGCAGGCGTTTTATCAGGTCAATCCCGTGCAGGCCGAGCGGCTGTATGAGCGCGCGGTGGAATACGCCGTCAACGCGCCGACGGATCAGGTGCTGGATCTGTACTGCGGCGCCGGGACGATCAGCCTGTGTCTGGCGCGAAAGGCCGCGCACGTCATCGGGGCAGAGATCGTGCCGGAGGCGATCGAGAACGCGCGCCGGAACGCGGAGCGAAACGGTATCGAAAATGCGGAGTTTCTCTGTGCCGATGCCGGCGCCGCAGCGGCGGAGCTGGCCCGGCGCGGCGTCCGGCCGGACTGCATCGTGGTCGATCCCCCGCGCAAGGGCATGTCCCCGGAAGCCATCGACGCGATGGTGTCCATGCAGCCGCCGCGCATCGTCTATGTCTCCTGCGATCCGGGCACGCTCGCGCGCGATGTGAAGCAGCTCACACAGCACGGCTACACGCTCACGCAGGCGCTGGCCGTGGACATGTTCCCGCAGACGCCGCATGTTGAGACGGTAGTTCTTTTATCCCACAAAAAAGCCGACAGTTATATCCACATTGATGTGGAGTTTGGAGAGGGCGAGGGCAAGATTCCGGTAGATAGTATTGCTAAAAGAGCCGAAGCGTATAAGCCCAAAGAAAAAGTGACCTACAAAATGATTAAGGAGTACATAGAAGCGAAATACGGCTTCAAGGTACATACCGCATATATCGCAGAGGTAAAGCGAAATTTGGGATTGCCGATGTATGATGCTCCTAATGCGGTAGAAGAATTGAAACAGCCGAGGAAACATCCGACACCAGAAAAGGTAGAAGCAATCAAAGATGCACTTCGTTATTTTGCAGTGATATAA
- a CDS encoding ParA family protein — protein sequence MNTQIIAIANQKGGVGKTTTCANLGIGLAQAGKKVLLIDGDPQGSLTISLGNPQPDKLPFTLSDAMGKILMDQPIRPGEGILHHAEGVDLMPADIQLSGMEVSLVNAMSRETVLRQYLDTLKGQYSHILIDCQPSLGMLTVNALAAANRIIIPVQAEYLPAKGLEQLLSTVSKVKRQINPKLQIDGILLTMVDNRTNFAKEIAALLRDTYGSKIKVFGTEIPHSVRAKEISAEGKSIFVHDPGGKVAEGYRNLTKEVLKLEKQREKSRTGIGR from the coding sequence TTGAACACGCAAATCATCGCCATCGCCAACCAGAAAGGCGGCGTTGGCAAAACAACAACCTGTGCGAACTTGGGAATAGGTCTGGCACAGGCCGGAAAGAAAGTGCTTCTGATCGACGGGGACCCACAAGGAAGTCTGACAATCAGCTTGGGAAATCCGCAACCGGACAAGCTGCCATTTACACTGTCGGATGCAATGGGCAAAATTCTGATGGATCAGCCTATACGCCCCGGAGAAGGTATTCTGCATCATGCAGAAGGCGTTGACCTGATGCCTGCGGATATTCAGCTTTCCGGTATGGAGGTTTCTCTGGTAAACGCCATGAGCCGTGAAACGGTTTTACGGCAATATCTGGACACACTGAAGGGACAATATTCCCATATCCTGATTGACTGTCAGCCCTCGTTGGGGATGCTTACGGTCAATGCGCTGGCGGCTGCGAACAGGATCATAATTCCCGTTCAGGCAGAGTATCTGCCCGCCAAAGGACTGGAACAGCTTTTATCTACGGTCAGCAAGGTAAAACGGCAGATCAATCCAAAGCTCCAGATTGACGGTATACTGCTGACGATGGTGGATAACCGCACCAACTTTGCCAAAGAGATTGCTGCTTTGCTGCGGGACACCTATGGAAGTAAAATCAAAGTCTTTGGAACGGAGATTCCACACTCTGTCCGTGCAAAGGAAATTAGCGCAGAGGGAAAAAGCATTTTCGTCCATGACCCTGGCGGTAAGGTGGCAGAGGGGTATCGAAATCTGACGAAGGAGGTGTTGAAACTTGAAAAGCAGCGCGAAAAAAGTAGAACTGGCATCGGTAGATGA
- a CDS encoding ParB/RepB/Spo0J family partition protein: MKSSAKKVELASVDDLFSTEESRADAQREKVVEIPLSELHPFKGHPFKVKDDEAMMETADSIKQYGVLVPAIARPDPEGGYELVAGHRRHRASELAEKETMPVIVRNLDDDAATIIMVDSNLQRESLLPSERAFAYKMKLDAMKHQGERVDLTSSQVGTKLRADEILAQQAGSSRNQVQRYIRLTELIPELMDMVDEKKIALNPAYELSFLKKEEQVDLLDAMDSEQATPSLSQAQRLKKYSQEGHLTLDMMRVIMGEEKKSDLDRVTFTSDTLRKYFPKSYTPQRMQETIIKLLEAWQKKRQRDQER; encoded by the coding sequence TTGAAAAGCAGCGCGAAAAAAGTAGAACTGGCATCGGTAGATGATCTGTTTTCTACGGAGGAGAGCCGTGCCGATGCTCAGAGAGAAAAAGTAGTAGAAATCCCGCTGTCGGAACTGCACCCGTTCAAAGGGCATCCATTCAAAGTCAAGGATGACGAAGCCATGATGGAGACCGCAGACAGTATCAAGCAGTATGGCGTTCTGGTTCCGGCGATTGCTCGACCGGACCCGGAGGGCGGTTATGAGCTGGTAGCCGGACACAGGCGGCACAGAGCCAGTGAGCTGGCAGAAAAGGAGACCATGCCGGTCATTGTTCGGAATTTGGATGATGATGCCGCCACGATCATTATGGTTGACAGCAACCTGCAACGAGAAAGTCTGCTCCCCAGTGAAAGAGCATTTGCCTACAAGATGAAGCTGGATGCCATGAAACATCAGGGAGAGCGAGTTGATTTAACTTCGTCCCAAGTTGGGACGAAGTTGAGAGCCGATGAAATATTGGCTCAGCAGGCTGGTTCAAGCAGAAATCAAGTTCAGCGCTATATCCGTCTGACAGAGCTGATTCCTGAATTGATGGATATGGTGGATGAAAAGAAGATTGCCCTGAACCCTGCCTATGAGCTGTCCTTTCTCAAAAAGGAGGAACAGGTAGACCTGTTGGACGCGATGGACAGCGAACAGGCTACCCCTTCTCTTTCTCAAGCTCAGCGGCTCAAAAAATACAGTCAGGAGGGGCATCTGACCCTCGATATGATGCGTGTCATCATGGGTGAGGAAAAGAAAAGTGATCTGGACCGAGTGACATTTACCTCCGACACTTTGCGGAAATATTTCCCCAAAAGCTATACGCCCCAGCGGATGCAGGAAACCATTATCAAGCTGCTGGAGGCATGGCAGAAAAAGCGTCAGAGAGACCAGGAACGATGA
- a CDS encoding DUF5720 family protein produces MRDISARELKGHNILAVERFWDNTRWMIEFSVLRPSTAYGSPGDEMRLFLTEDGYQAALQSQQRREIKIKRYARVIEGHILDFKPGKRRRS; encoded by the coding sequence ATGAGGGATATTTCAGCCCGTGAGCTGAAAGGACACAACATTCTCGCCGTAGAGAGGTTTTGGGATAATACCCGCTGGATGATCGAGTTTTCCGTCCTGCGTCCCAGCACTGCTTACGGCAGCCCCGGAGATGAAATGCGGTTGTTTTTGACTGAGGACGGGTATCAGGCCGCCCTGCAAAGCCAACAGCGCCGGGAGATCAAAATCAAGCGTTACGCTCGTGTGATTGAGGGACATATCCTCGATTTCAAACCGGGAAAACGCCGCCGCTCATAA
- a CDS encoding DUF6017 domain-containing protein, with the protein MAVFRIERTRDYTVMSNHHLRNANLSLKAKGLLSMMLSLPEDWNYTTRGLAKICKEGVDAIGAALRELEGAGYIVRHQRRDKSGRITDTEYVIYEQPQPDMSQPDTASPDTENPDMVRPDMEKPAELNIEKSNTEKSITYGSSTDSIPFRETAAARPPERKGRDAMSVTEIENYRELILENIEYDCLKQRYPLYLDDLNEIVELLVETVCAKRKTTRISGADFPHEIVRSRFLKLDSSHIEFVMDCLQKNTTQVRNMKQYLLAVLFNAPTTMNNHFTSLVNHDMHAGGW; encoded by the coding sequence ATGGCCGTTTTTCGCATTGAACGGACCCGTGATTATACCGTGATGAGCAATCATCATTTACGAAATGCAAATCTGTCGTTAAAAGCCAAGGGGCTGCTTTCCATGATGCTGTCTTTGCCAGAGGACTGGAATTACACTACCCGTGGCCTTGCAAAGATCTGTAAGGAAGGCGTGGATGCCATCGGTGCTGCCCTGCGTGAACTGGAAGGAGCCGGATATATCGTGCGCCATCAGAGACGCGATAAAAGTGGGCGGATTACAGATACCGAGTATGTCATCTATGAACAGCCCCAGCCAGATATGTCCCAGCCGGATACGGCTTCACCAGATACGGAAAACCCGGATATGGTAAGACCGGATATGGAAAAGCCCGCAGAATTAAATATAGAGAAATCAAATACAGAAAAATCAATTACTTATGGATCAAGTACCGATTCCATTCCCTTCCGGGAAACAGCGGCGGCAAGACCGCCGGAACGGAAAGGAAGGGATGCGATGTCTGTCACAGAGATAGAAAATTATCGGGAGTTGATTTTGGAGAATATCGAGTATGACTGCTTGAAGCAGCGTTATCCTCTCTACCTGGATGACCTAAATGAGATCGTAGAGCTGTTGGTCGAAACGGTCTGTGCCAAACGAAAGACCACCCGGATCTCTGGGGCAGACTTCCCTCACGAGATCGTGCGTTCCCGTTTTTTGAAACTGGACAGCTCCCACATCGAGTTTGTCATGGACTGTCTGCAAAAGAATACCACCCAGGTACGCAACATGAAGCAGTACCTGCTTGCAGTGCTGTTCAATGCGCCTACCACCATGAACAATCACTTCACTTCATTGGTCAACCACGATATGCACGCAGGCGGCTGGTAA
- a CDS encoding BRO family protein, translated as MNQMEIFKNPEFGSIRVIEENGKYLFCGTDVAAALGYSNPRDAIIRHCRYVVKRDAPHPQSPDRKISMTFIPEGDLYRLIVHSKLPSAERFEQWVFDEVLPTIRKHGAYLTKEKLWEVATSPEALMKLCSDLLAEREANISLRKENAQLEGKAAFYDLFIDLKHSTNLRTTAKELDVPERRFVRFLIERRFVYRTASGNVLPYANVKNAGLFCVKDYCNHGHTGSYTLVTPQGKLYFAQLREMILLVS; from the coding sequence ATGAACCAGATGGAAATTTTCAAAAACCCGGAGTTTGGCAGTATCCGGGTCATCGAAGAAAACGGCAAATACCTGTTCTGCGGAACGGATGTGGCCGCTGCGCTGGGGTACAGCAATCCCCGCGATGCAATTATCCGCCATTGTAGGTATGTCGTGAAACGCGACGCACCTCACCCACAAAGCCCCGACCGCAAAATCAGTATGACTTTTATCCCCGAAGGAGATTTGTACCGCCTGATCGTTCACAGCAAATTGCCATCGGCAGAGCGGTTTGAACAGTGGGTATTCGATGAGGTCCTGCCTACTATTCGTAAGCACGGGGCCTATCTCACAAAAGAGAAGCTGTGGGAGGTTGCCACTTCCCCGGAGGCTCTGATGAAGCTCTGCTCAGACTTGTTGGCTGAGCGTGAAGCGAATATTTCTCTGCGTAAGGAAAATGCACAGCTGGAGGGCAAAGCCGCTTTCTATGACCTGTTCATCGACTTAAAGCACAGCACCAATCTCAGGACTACCGCCAAAGAGTTGGATGTCCCGGAGCGCCGGTTTGTTCGGTTTCTGATAGAACGGCGGTTTGTGTACCGCACGGCATCCGGCAATGTGCTGCCTTATGCCAATGTGAAAAATGCAGGGCTGTTTTGCGTCAAAGACTACTGCAACCACGGTCATACCGGTTCCTACACGCTGGTCACGCCCCAGGGCAAGCTCTATTTTGCTCAGCTGCGGGAGATGATCTTGCTGGTCTCATAA
- a CDS encoding DUF5720 family protein, whose product MQEGKTIGQLMEEMRQKAGAQNYHGHDYMDLQRFAENTRHMIIFDVLTHDSPVGWKGERTRLFLSDIGYEKALDSQANGQIKILSHAKVRNGDLFYDHKEQIR is encoded by the coding sequence ATGCAGGAAGGCAAAACAATCGGGCAGCTGATGGAGGAAATGCGCCAGAAAGCCGGGGCGCAGAACTATCACGGTCATGACTACATGGATCTCCAGCGATTTGCGGAGAACACCCGGCACATGATTATTTTTGATGTACTGACGCATGACTCCCCGGTTGGCTGGAAAGGAGAACGCACCCGCCTGTTTTTGTCAGATATAGGCTATGAAAAAGCTCTGGACAGTCAGGCAAATGGGCAGATCAAGATTCTCAGCCATGCAAAGGTCAGAAATGGAGATTTGTTTTATGACCACAAAGAACAGATACGATAG
- a CDS encoding DUF4313 domain-containing protein: protein MNEEKKVPFKWEYGEETISLQLGMYANNQRLYIGMITHTEDGAEAFADMTVNLPGYSLDPGEAFISGDISKDLLRFIKENKLGKVLPYQVQSGYGKYSAVAFDLEKLKAFDPKGAAEFRKEWNLPDKKPVKKKSRGMER from the coding sequence ATGAATGAGGAAAAGAAAGTACCCTTTAAGTGGGAATATGGGGAAGAAACCATATCGCTGCAACTTGGAATGTATGCGAATAATCAGCGGCTTTATATCGGCATGATTACCCATACAGAAGATGGAGCAGAGGCGTTTGCAGATATGACGGTGAACCTACCAGGATATTCCCTGGACCCCGGAGAGGCGTTTATTTCCGGTGACATCAGCAAGGATTTGCTGCGATTCATCAAAGAGAACAAATTGGGGAAGGTGCTTCCCTATCAGGTTCAGTCCGGTTATGGAAAATATTCTGCTGTTGCCTTTGATCTGGAGAAGCTGAAGGCATTTGACCCCAAAGGTGCGGCAGAGTTCCGGAAAGAGTGGAATCTGCCGGATAAGAAGCCGGTAAAGAAAAAGAGCCGCGGGATGGAGCGATGA
- a CDS encoding PcfB family protein yields MQEEVENRTLTLVVSGTKFTGRMFKAAISKYMAHRKEKKLEKQRSRDAPVVPHGKQTVKQLVGQNQGISNIEITDPSIKEFEKIARKYGVDYAVKKDRSSSPPKYLIFFKGRDADALTAAFTEYTNKKVKKATKTERPSVLAKLNRFKEMVKNAVVDRTKRKELER; encoded by the coding sequence ATGCAGGAAGAAGTGGAAAACAGAACTTTGACGCTGGTTGTCAGTGGAACAAAGTTTACCGGCAGAATGTTTAAGGCTGCCATAAGCAAGTACATGGCACATCGAAAGGAAAAGAAGCTGGAAAAACAGAGAAGCCGTGATGCGCCGGTTGTTCCGCATGGAAAACAGACTGTGAAGCAGCTTGTCGGGCAGAATCAGGGAATATCCAACATTGAGATCACAGACCCCTCTATCAAGGAGTTTGAGAAAATCGCCCGGAAATATGGTGTGGATTATGCGGTGAAAAAGGACCGCAGCAGTTCTCCGCCAAAGTACCTGATTTTTTTCAAAGGCCGTGATGCAGATGCTCTGACAGCAGCTTTTACAGAGTACACCAACAAAAAGGTCAAAAAGGCAACGAAAACAGAGCGCCCGTCCGTACTGGCAAAACTTAACCGGTTCAAAGAGATGGTTAAAAATGCTGTGGTGGATCGCACCAAGCGAAAGGAGCTGGAACGATGA